A segment of the Candidatus Obscuribacterales bacterium genome:
GGAATACCGGGCAGAGCTGTTGTTTTGGGTGCTCTCGGGTAGCCTACCGCTGATTCTCATGGGGGTTTGGGTGCAGGCGGCTGAGACCGGACAGTTTGCCCTGTCCTCCTTAGAGTTTGTCCGCTATTTCTTCGCGGTCTTCCTCGTGCGCCAACTGACGGTCGTTTGGGTGATTTGGGAGTTTGAACGGCAGGTGGTGGAAGGAACGCTTTCCGCTAAGTTATTGCAGCCCTTGGATCCTGGCTGGCATCATTTCGCCTCCCACACGGCAGAACGGCTAGCGCGACTTCCCTTGGTCATCGGTATGATGGTGCTATTCTTCACCCTCTACCCCGATGCTCTCTGGCAGCCCGATCTCGCTAACCTAGGTCTGGGCTTGATGATGACCGTGCTGGCCTTTATCCTGCGCTTCTTAATCCAATACACCTTTGCTATGTTTGCCTTTTGGATGGAGCGGGCCGTTGCCATTGAGCAGTTCTGGTTTTTGCTCTATCTATTTCTCTCGGGTATGGTCGCCCCGTTAGAGGTTTTTCCGCCTATGGTGCGATCGCTTGTCCTATGGACACCGTTTCCCTATTTGATTAATATTCCAGCCAGTTTGATCGTAGGGCTGCCGGTAAATCTGACCCAGGCGTTTCTGGTCACCTTCGGGTGGATTGCCATCTTCTGGCTGCTCAACCGTTGGCTGTGGCATAAGGGGCTCAAGCACTACTCGGGTATGGGAGCTTAGTCCTGCGTATCCCCTCTCGCTATGATCCATGCCAAGTCTGAGGATACAGGTCAGAAGGTAGGCATGTTCAGCAACGATGATGGCAAAAAAAATAGGGGGCGATCGCCCCCTATGGTATATCAATGAACGTTATGAGCCGATCGGGCTAAACGACTAAACCGTCAACGTCCGTCGCTTGCTGACTAGCTTGAAGGTTTCAACAATGTCGCCTTCTTCCCAGCGGTTGAAGTTATCCAAGCCAATGCCACACTCATAGCCAGCGTTGACTTCTTTCACGTCATCCTTCACCCGCTTGAGGGAATCAAGATTACCTTCGTGAACCACTTCATTGCCTCGGCGCACCCGCACACGGCAGTTCCGAATCGCCTTACCCGACTGCACATAGCAACCGGCTACAGCACCCTTGCCTACAGGGAAGACTGCCCGCACTTCAACCTGTCCTAGTGGTTCTTCCACCATTTCAGGATCCAACAACCCTTCCATTGCTCCTTGAATATCTTCCAAGAGCTTGTAGATGATGTTGTACTCGCGGACGTCAACGCCAGCTTCATCAGACGCTTGACGGGCACCGCTCGCCAAGGTGGTATTGAAGCCAATGATCACGGCATTACTAGCCGCAGCCAAGTCTACGTCTGTTTCAGTCACCTCACCCGGTGCTGCCAGCAACACCCGAAGCTGTACTTCCTGTTGGGGTAGCTGCTGTAGAGAGCCCAAGATGGCTTCTACGGAACCCTGAACGTCGGCTTTCAGCACGAGGTTGAGTTCTTTCAGTTCGCCTTCCTGTGCCTGCATTGACAGGGTATTGAGGGAGACTCGGCGAGACGCCATAGCCTGCTGGAGGCGGGACTGACGCTGTTGCTCCTTGCGAGAATCGGCAACGGCTCGCGCTTCCTTCTCTTCCCGGAAGACTTCGAACTCATCCCCAGCAGCAGGTACTTCGCTTAAACCGAGCACCTCAACTGCAAAGGACGGATAGGCTGCCTCAACCCGTTGGAGGCGATCGTCAATCATGGCTCGCACCTTACAGAAGGAAGAACCAGCCACAAGGGTATCGCCTACCCGCAGTGAACCATTTTGAACCAGCAGGGTAGCAACCGGCCCACGAGACTTATCGAGGTTCGCCTCAATGACCGTCCCACGTGCGGGGCGATCGGGGTTGGCATAGAGATCTTCAACCTCGGCTACGAGGAGAATCATCTCCAGCAAGGTGTCGAGGTTGTCGCCATTGATGGCACTCACCGGCACCATGATGGTGTTGCCGCCCCACTCTTCCGGCACCAGACCGTACTCCGTGAGTTCTTGCTTGACGCGCTCGGTCTGAGCCCCTTCTTTGTCTACCTTATTAATGGCAACCACAATGGGAACTTCCGCTGCCTTGGCGTGGCTAATG
Coding sequences within it:
- a CDS encoding ABC-2 family transporter protein, yielding MTTIFQGRRPWHIARTLMVVYYAYMLEYRAELLFWVLSGSLPLILMGVWVQAAETGQFALSSLEFVRYFFAVFLVRQLTVVWVIWEFERQVVEGTLSAKLLQPLDPGWHHFASHTAERLARLPLVIGMMVLFFTLYPDALWQPDLANLGLGLMMTVLAFILRFLIQYTFAMFAFWMERAVAIEQFWFLLYLFLSGMVAPLEVFPPMVRSLVLWTPFPYLINIPASLIVGLPVNLTQAFLVTFGWIAIFWLLNRWLWHKGLKHYSGMGA
- the infB gene encoding translation initiation factor IF-2 — its product is DLQRPAPPRPPKRSKSRRDHEEDEEETPRAKSVKSKRRTQPLIDEDEDLDEVLNGDEDGANQVSLSLVRPPKPKGRPPQPKAPNTAQAQKKRSGGGSRENSRNSRRDRREQEQKDKRPEHIVLTDSLSVHDLAAVIGVPETEIIKTLFFKGIAANINQILDIPTAITVTEEFGITAETAEAEAEAKKVTDMIDVGDLESLQRRPPVVTIMGHVDHGKTTLLDSIRKTKVAQGEAGGITQHIGAYHVDMGEGDNAQQVVFLDTPGHEAFTAMRARGTRVTDIAVLVVAADDGVRPQTIEAISHAKAAEVPIVVAINKVDKEGAQTERVKQELTEYGLVPEEWGGNTIMVPVSAINGDNLDTLLEMILLVAEVEDLYANPDRPARGTVIEANLDKSRGPVATLLVQNGSLRVGDTLVAGSSFCKVRAMIDDRLQRVEAAYPSFAVEVLGLSEVPAAGDEFEVFREEKEARAVADSRKEQQRQSRLQQAMASRRVSLNTLSMQAQEGELKELNLVLKADVQGSVEAILGSLQQLPQQEVQLRVLLAAPGEVTETDVDLAAASNAVIIGFNTTLASGARQASDEAGVDVREYNIIYKLLEDIQGAMEGLLDPEMVEEPLGQVEVRAVFPVGKGAVAGCYVQSGKAIRNCRVRVRRGNEVVHEGNLDSLKRVKDDVKEVNAGYECGIGLDNFNRWEEGDIVETFKLVSKRRTLTV